GAGACGATCTCGATGAGGGCTTCCTGCTGGGCCGGGTAGAGCTCGATGCCCTGGCCGGTGGTCCAGGTGGTGAAGGCGTCGAAGAGCGCGTCGGGGTCGGCGCTGCCGGGGAGTTGGTCGGTGAGCGTCATGGTGCCCTCGATCGTGCCTGGTCGTCCGGCGTGGCGTGTGGCGGGGTCGGAGATCCGCCCGGCGGGGTCGGGAGCCGGTTGTGAAGATCGCGTACCGGGCTCGCATCTGTGTATGTTGATGTGGTGATTTGTCCCAAGTGTCAGAACGTGATGCAGACCGTGGATCGCCAGGGTGTCCACATCGAGCAGTGCACCGGCTGCCGGGGCATCTTCCTCGATCGTGGGGAGCTGGAGCAGATCGCGGCGGCCGAGCAGCGCTACTACAACGCCGCGCCGCCTCCGCCCTACGCCGGTGGGCACCCGGGTCACCACGATTCGCCGAGGCCCTACCGCGGGCACCACGATTCGCCGCGGCCGTACCGGGGCGGGTACCACGATTCGCCTCGTCCGTACCACGGTGGGCACCACGACTCGCCCCGGCCGTACGGGCACAAGAAGAAGAAGAGTTTCTTCGACCAGCTGTTCGACTGATGTGAACTTGTTGATCTGCCCGGCGTGCGGGGCTCGGACCGATGTCCCGCGCGTCGAGGGGTCCCCTGCGGTGGTGGTCTGTGCGGACTGCGGTCATCGGCGGGGTTTTCACCGGTTGCCGTTGTTGTGCTTGACCGGGCCGAGTGGCACGGGGAAGTCGACGGTGTGCCGGGAGTTGGCGGCGCGCCTGTCCGAGCATGTCGTGGTGCTGGAGCAGGACGTGCTGTGGGTGGACGGTCTGCGTGATCCGGCGGAGAACCATCGGGCGTTCCGGTCGACGTGGCTGCGGGTGATCTCGATGATCCAGCAGAACGGGCGGCCGGTGCTGTTGTGCGGGACGGTGGTGCCGCCGGAGTTCGAGCCGTTGCCGGAGCGGGCGTTGTTCGCCGATGTGCACTACCTGGCGTTGATGTGCGAGCCGGAGGTGCTGGCGGAGCGGTTGCGGCGGCGGCCGGCGTGGCGCGGGTGGTCGGAGCCGCGGATCGCGGAGACGCTGGAGTACGCGCAGTGGCTGCGTGACGAGGGTGCGTCGTTGTCTCCGCCGGTGGGGTTGCTGGACACCACGGGTGTTCCGGTGGCCGAGACCGTGGACGCGGTGTGCTCGTGGGTGGCGAAGACCTTGGGGTTGGCTCAGGCGCTCGGGGAGTCACCCGCATAGGGTCTTGTGCATGAGCACTCACTTCGACGTCGTGGTTCTGGGCGCTGGCCCGGGTGGGTACGTGGCCGCGATCCGGTCTGCCCAGCTGGGACTGCGGACGGCGATCATCGAGGAGCGGTACTGGGGCGGGGTCTGCCTCAACGTGGGCTGCATTCCCTCGAAGGCGCTGTTGCGCAACGCCGAGCTGGTGCACCTGTTCCAGCATGAGGCAAAGGCCTATGGCATCCGGGTGGACGGGCAGGTGTCCTTCGACTACTCGGCGGCGTTCCAGCGCAGCCGCAAGGTCGCGGACGGGCGCGTCAAGGGCGTGCACTACCTGATGAAGAAGAACTCGATCACCCAGTTCACCGGGCGGGGCGAGTTCCTGGACGCGAACTCGATCAGGGTCGGGTCAGACGTGGTGCGGTTCGACCACTGCGTCATCGCGGCGGGGGCGACGACGCGGTTGCTGCCGGGGACGGCGCTGGGGCCGCGGGTGGTGACCTACGAGGAGCAGATCCTCAGCGAGCAGCTGCCGGAGAGCATCGTGATCGCGGGTGCTGGCGCGATCGGGGTCGAGTTCGCGTACGTGCTGCACAACTACGGCGTCAAGGTGACGATCGTGGAGTTCGCCGATCGGATGGTCCCGCTGGAGGACGCCGAGGTGTCGGCGGAGCTGGCGAAGCGGTATCGGCGGCTGGGCATCGAGGTGCTGACCTCGACGAAGGTGGAGTCCATCGAGGACACCGGTCGTGATGTGCGGGTGACCGTGTCCACGAAGGACGGTCAGAGGGTGCTGGAGGCCGACAAGGTCCTGCAGGCGATCGGGTTCGTGCCGCGGGTGGAGGGCTACGGCCTGGAGCGGACCGGGGTGCGGTTGACCGAGCGCGGTGCGATCGACATCGACGGCCGGTGCCGGACGAGTGTTCCGCACATCTTCGCCATCGGTGACGTGACGGCGAAGCTGATGCTGGCCCACGCCGCGGAGTCGATGGGGGTCATCGCGGCGGAGACCATCGCCGACGCGGAGACGATGGAGCTGGACTACGTGATGATCCCGCGGGCGACGTACTGCCAGCCGCAGATCGCCAGCTTCGGGTGGACCGAGGCGCAGGCGCGGGAGAAGGGCTTCGACGTCCGGGTGGCGAAGTTCCCGTTCACCGCGAACGGGAAGGCGCACGGGCTCGGGGACGCCGCGGGCTTCGTGAAGATCATCAGCGATGCCACGCACGGGGAGCTGCTGGGTGCGCACCTGATCGGGCCGGAGGTGACGGAGCTGTTGCCGGAGCTGACGCTGGCGCAGCAGTGGGACCTGACGGTGCACGAGGTGGCGCGCAACGTGCACGCGCACCCGACGCTGGGCGAGGCGGTGAAGGAGGCCATCCACGGCCTGGCCGGTCACATGATCAACATGTGAGGCGGGAGGGGTCCCGGGCGGGTGGGCTTATGGTGCCGGGGTGCCTCGCGTACTGAAGTTCGTCCTGGGGTTCGCCTGCTTCCAGGTCGTGGCAGGCGCCGTTCTGGTGGTGGTGGCCGCGGCCGACGTCTTCGACCGGTCAGCGCGTCGACGACGGGCTCGTCACGGGTTTGACCGTGATGGCGGCGTTGGTCGCCGCGGTGCTCTGGGCGGCGGTCGGGGTGATGCGCGGCCTGGAGTGGGGGCGGCAGTTCCTGATCGCGAGCCGTTGGTGATCATCCTGCTGGCGTCGGCGGGGTTCGTGGTCTATGCGCTGTGCAGTGGGATCGTCAGGTCGTGGTTCGCGTACAAGGCCTACCACCGCCAGTTCTGACGCTGCTATGGTCTGCCGCATGCAGCGCGCTTTGGTGACGACGACGCCGGATCCCGTCCCGGCGCGCTGACCGTTGTCTGATACGAAGCCCCGGGGCGAGTGCCCCGGGGCTTCGTCTTGTGGTCACTCGCCTCACCTTTCCGCGAGGAGACCGCCGTGCACGACCACCGCAAGCTCGGCCGCGAGCTGGACCTGTTCGACTCCGATCCATTGATCGGTGCGGGTTTGCCGTACTGGTTGCCGGACGGCGCGGTGGTGCGGCACGTGCTGGAGGAGTTCGTCCGCGGCCTGGAGCGGCGGGCGGGGTATCGGCACGTGTGTTCGCCGGTGCTGGGCAAACGGGAGTTGTACGAGCTGTCGGGGCATTGGGCGCACTACCGGGAGGACATGTTCCCGCCGATGGATCTCGGTGGTGAGCAGGTGGTGTTGCGGCCGAGCCTGTGCCCGCACCACGCGGTGATGTTCCGGGCGCGGCCGCACAGCTACCGGGATCTGCCGTTGCGGATGGCCGAGCTGGGCGGGATGTACCGGGCGGAGTTGTCGGGGGTGCTCGGCGGGTTGAGCCGGGTGCGGGCGATCCAGCTCAACGACGCGCACGTGTTCTGCACCCCGGACCAGGTGGCCGAGGAGGCGCGGGCGGCGTTGGAGCTGGTCCGGGAGGCGCACGCGGCGCTGGGGATCGCGCCGGTGCGGTACCGGTTGTCGTTGCCCGGCGTTGACGGGAAGTACGTGGCCGATCCGGAGCTGTGGCGGCGGGCGGAGCAGGTGCTGCGCGGGGTTCTGTCCGATGTGGACTATGAGGCGGTCGAGGGGGAGGCGGCGTTCTACGGTCCGAAGATCGACGTTCAGATCGCCGACG
The window above is part of the Allokutzneria albata genome. Proteins encoded here:
- the lpdA gene encoding dihydrolipoyl dehydrogenase, whose translation is MSTHFDVVVLGAGPGGYVAAIRSAQLGLRTAIIEERYWGGVCLNVGCIPSKALLRNAELVHLFQHEAKAYGIRVDGQVSFDYSAAFQRSRKVADGRVKGVHYLMKKNSITQFTGRGEFLDANSIRVGSDVVRFDHCVIAAGATTRLLPGTALGPRVVTYEEQILSEQLPESIVIAGAGAIGVEFAYVLHNYGVKVTIVEFADRMVPLEDAEVSAELAKRYRRLGIEVLTSTKVESIEDTGRDVRVTVSTKDGQRVLEADKVLQAIGFVPRVEGYGLERTGVRLTERGAIDIDGRCRTSVPHIFAIGDVTAKLMLAHAAESMGVIAAETIADAETMELDYVMIPRATYCQPQIASFGWTEAQAREKGFDVRVAKFPFTANGKAHGLGDAAGFVKIISDATHGELLGAHLIGPEVTELLPELTLAQQWDLTVHEVARNVHAHPTLGEAVKEAIHGLAGHMINM
- a CDS encoding TFIIB-type zinc ribbon-containing protein: MICPKCQNVMQTVDRQGVHIEQCTGCRGIFLDRGELEQIAAAEQRYYNAAPPPPYAGGHPGHHDSPRPYRGHHDSPRPYRGGYHDSPRPYHGGHHDSPRPYGHKKKKSFFDQLFD
- a CDS encoding AAA family ATPase, with product MTGPSGTGKSTVCRELAARLSEHVVVLEQDVLWVDGLRDPAENHRAFRSTWLRVISMIQQNGRPVLLCGTVVPPEFEPLPERALFADVHYLALMCEPEVLAERLRRRPAWRGWSEPRIAETLEYAQWLRDEGASLSPPVGLLDTTGVPVAETVDAVCSWVAKTLGLAQALGESPA
- the thrS gene encoding threonine--tRNA ligase — encoded protein: MHDHRKLGRELDLFDSDPLIGAGLPYWLPDGAVVRHVLEEFVRGLERRAGYRHVCSPVLGKRELYELSGHWAHYREDMFPPMDLGGEQVVLRPSLCPHHAVMFRARPHSYRDLPLRMAELGGMYRAELSGVLGGLSRVRAIQLNDAHVFCTPDQVAEEARAALELVREAHAALGIAPVRYRLSLPGVDGKYVADPELWRRAEQVLRGVLSDVDYEAVEGEAAFYGPKIDVQIADAAGRESTLSTVQVDFHQPRRFGLSYVGPDGAKHRPVMVHRSVIGSLERVVAHLIELHGGAFPAWLAPTQVVVLPVSAAEVPCAEEFARSADLRMVVEGPERGSLGARVRAARLVPFQVVIGAREAAAGQASVRSRDGGKWDPAPVAEVLARISAAARPGAGGRR